The Pontibacter pudoricolor genome contains a region encoding:
- a CDS encoding YbhB/YbcL family Raf kinase inhibitor-like protein, producing MEPVKPVKIHLKSSAFDAGETIPEQYTCDGDDVNPGLELDNIPAATVSLAILMEDPDAPSGTWTHWLAWNIPPSQTIEENSAEGVLGKNDFGTILYQGPCPPMGTHRYFFRVYALDIKLDLPAGSTREQMLKALEFHVIGSGELMGLYSKK from the coding sequence ATGGAACCGGTCAAGCCTGTTAAAATCCATCTTAAAAGTTCTGCCTTCGATGCCGGCGAAACTATACCGGAACAGTATACCTGCGACGGAGACGACGTAAACCCCGGGTTGGAATTAGATAATATTCCTGCAGCAACCGTGAGCCTGGCTATATTGATGGAAGACCCGGATGCACCCTCCGGAACCTGGACACACTGGCTTGCCTGGAACATTCCGCCCAGCCAAACTATAGAGGAGAACAGCGCAGAGGGTGTATTGGGCAAAAACGATTTCGGCACTATACTGTACCAGGGCCCATGCCCTCCTATGGGCACACACCGTTACTTTTTCAGGGTGTATGCGCTTGATATAAAACTGGATTTACCGGCAGGCAGCACACGCGAACAAATGCTTAAAGCCCTGGAATTTCATGTAATAGGGTCAGGAGAATTGATGGGCCTTTACAGTAAGAAGTAA
- a CDS encoding response regulator transcription factor, which produces MERHVQILSDRERKVLALLADGYSEAKISSKMHISEQTVRKHIRNMLVKQGFVSPYQLINWAYKEAVIS; this is translated from the coding sequence ATGGAAAGACATGTACAAATATTAAGTGACCGGGAGCGCAAGGTGCTTGCTTTATTGGCAGATGGCTATTCAGAAGCTAAAATAAGTTCTAAGATGCACATCTCGGAGCAAACCGTCCGCAAGCACATCCGCAACATGCTTGTAAAGCAAGGGTTTGTCAGCCCTTACCAGCTTATAAACTGGGCCTACAAAGAGGCTGTTATATCTTAA